A stretch of the Tachyglossus aculeatus isolate mTacAcu1 chromosome 6, mTacAcu1.pri, whole genome shotgun sequence genome encodes the following:
- the LOC119930123 gene encoding LOW QUALITY PROTEIN: brain-specific homeobox/POU domain protein 3-like (The sequence of the model RefSeq protein was modified relative to this genomic sequence to represent the inferred CDS: deleted 1 base in 1 codon) codes for MMSMNSKQAFSMHPILHEPKYTHLHTSSEAIRRACLPAPQIQGNLFAGFDETLLRGAEALAAVDIVSQKAHPFKPDATYHTMSSVGCPATAPAVHLHHPSVLTPHHPPHHPGGHPHHPGGPPHPGHPHQAGLDGELLDHLGSGLALGGGPGPDSHLGGLGGLAPHPPPGPVPPHAHGLGPHAVLAGPEAETDPRELESFAERFKQRRIKLGVTQADVGSALANLKIPGVGCLSQSTICRFESLTLSHNNMVALKPILEAWLEEAERAQREKLSKPEVYAAGDKKRKRTSIAAPEKRSLEAYFAVQPRPSSEKIAAIAEKLDLKKNVVRVWFCNQRQKQKRMKFSATY; via the exons ATGATGTCCATGAACAGCAAGCAGGCGTTCAGCATGCACCCCATTTTGCACGAGCCAAAGTACACACATTTGCACACCAGCTCCGAGGCGATCAGGAGAGCCTGTCTCCCAGCGCCGCAG ATCCAGGGGAACCTCTTCGCCGGCTTCGACGAGACCCTGCTGCGGGGGGCCGAGGCCCTGGCGGCGGTGGACATCGTGTCGCAGAAAGCTCACCCCTTCAAGCCGGACGCCACCTACCACACGATGAGCAGCGTGGGCTGCCCCGCGACGGCCCCGGCCGTGCACCTGCACCACCCGTCGGTGCTGACGCcgcaccaccctccccaccaccccgggGGGCATCCCCATCACCCCGGGGGGCCTCCTCACCCCGGGCATCCCCACCAGGCGGGCCTGGACGGCGAGCTGCTGGACCACCTGGGCTCGGGCCTGGCCCTGGGAGGGGGGCCCGGGCCGGACTCGCACCTGGGCGGCCTGGGCGGCCTGGCCCCGCACCCCCCGCCGGGGCCGGTG CCCCCCCACGCCCACGGGCTGGGACCCCACGCCGTCCTGGCCGGGCCCGAGGCCGAGACGGACCCCCGGGAGCTGGAGTCCTTCGCCGAGCGGTTCAAGCAGCGGCGCATCAAACTGGGGGTGACCCAGGCCGACGTGGGCTCGGCCCTGGCCAACCTGAAGATCCCGGGCGTGGGCTGCCTCAGCCAGAGCACCATCTGCCGCTTCGAGTCGCTCACCCTGTCGCACAACAACATGGTGGCCCTCAAGCCCATCCTGGAGGCCTGgctggaggaggcggagagggccCAGCGCGAGAAGCTCAGCAAGCCCGAGGTCTACGCCGCCGGGGACAAGAAGCGCAAACGCACCAGCATCGCGGCGCCCGAGAAGCGCTCCCTCGAGGCCTACTTCGCCGTCCAGCCCCGGCCCTCGTCCGAGAAGATCGCCGCCATCGCCGAGAAGCTGGACCTCAAGAAGAACGTCGTCCGGGTCTGGTTTTGCAAtcagagacagaagcagaagaGGATGAAGTTCTCGGCCACCTACTGA